Proteins co-encoded in one Papaver somniferum cultivar HN1 chromosome 5, ASM357369v1, whole genome shotgun sequence genomic window:
- the LOC113277357 gene encoding uncharacterized protein LOC113277357 isoform X1: protein MVILYFFMFDLMSFYYALHESVCFYRPMWGLESQTDENYNCLDCALVRMVGNQLIYTMIQVLKLLILVRWEFKLFPTILWDVANVCGMKGDSTTVEQIFLLLSRILKMVKIFVHLLSWVCPSNSQDFKKSIQAHVQQGGTKVIRYPPWTVFPTFIYFMACCRQLLWVFRVSDHLERSLEVGRDEGIMLQINPKESKYLPMIIFSVSLTDGAQFYLSKHLISDCNLRWGSWNELKKCLHSTGVEYLRYNFRLVSAELWSARDDGGVIWILILLPGSPCTKGCSRWLFDRGRMHQLSSWNSHWTSFNAIFVYKYQEVNRYGEICMISKKCLTVWRSKKCFVNGEQGSTNPAMVGLNSCVSQLAVFLWWQWTTNGDAQFGGVLVQIPVGIITEVFVQLPDTNSVFEEAIMSTYQAVSSEGYGPVCWWAYKLKLFLKCQISFLLGKFVLL from the coding sequence ATGGTAATTCTATACTTTTTCATGTTCGATCTTATGTCTTTTTATTATGCTCTACATGAATCTGTATGCTTCTATCGACCAATGTGGGGTTTGGAATCTCAAACTGATGAGAATTATAATTGTCTTGACTGCGCCCTTGTAAGGATGGTGGGAAATCAGCTTATTTACACTATGATTCAAGTATTAAAGTTGTTGATCCTTGTGAGATGGGAGTTCAAATTGTTTCCTACAATCTTATGGGATGTTGCAAATGTTTGTGGAATGAAAGGGGATTCTACAACAGTTGAACAAATATTCCTGCTTCTTTCACGGATTCTCAAAATGGTGAAAATATTTGTTCATCTTTTGAGCTGGGTATGTCCAAGTAATTCACAAGACTTCAAAAAATCTATTCAGGCTCATGTTCAACAAGGAGGTACTAAGGTAATTCGATATCCTCCTTGGACTGTTTTTCCTACTTTCATATATTTTATGGCGTGCTGCCGCCAATTGTTGTGGGTTTTTAGAGTGTCAGACCACTTAGAGAGGAGCCTAGAGGTTGGACGTGATGAAGGTATTATGTTGCAAATCAATCCTAAGGAGTCTAAGTATCTTCCCATGATTATCTTCTCAGTTTCCTTAACTGATGGAGCTCAGTTTTACCTCTCAAAACATCTTATTTCTGACTGCAACCTGAGATGGGGTTCTTGGAATGAACTAAAGAAGTGTCTTCACTCGACTGGGGTAGAGTACTTGAGGTACAATTTCAGATTAGTCTCAGCAGAGTTGTGGAGTGCGCGAGATGACGGTGGTGTTATATGGATCCTCATTCTGTTACCTGGATCACCTTGTACTAAGGGTTGTAGTCGATGGTTGTTTGACAGAGGAAGAATGCATCAGCTATCATCATGGAATTCTCATTGGACAAGTTTCAATGCTATTTTTGTTTACAAATACCAAGAAGTGAACCGTTATGGGGAGATTTGTATGATTTCTAAAAAGTGTTTAACAGTGTGGAGATCGAAGAAATGCTTTGTAAATGGTGAACAGGGAAGCACGAATCCTGCCATGGTTGGTCTTAACTCATGTGTTTCCCAGTTGGCAGTCTTCCTGTGGTGGCAGTGGACAACAAATGGTGATGCCCAGTTTGGTGGTGTACTGGTACAAATTCCTGTAGGGATCATTACTGAAGTCTTCGTGCAGTTACCGGATACTAACTCTGTTTTTGAAGAAGCCATTATGAGTACTTACCAAGCTGTAAGTAGTGAAGGTTATGGACCGGTTTGCTGGTGGGCCTACAAACTCAAGTTATTTCTAAAATGTCAAATAAGCTTTTTACTGGGAAAGTTTGTGCtgttgtga
- the LOC113277357 gene encoding uncharacterized protein LOC113277357 isoform X2 — protein MEFLLFLRKLKWMVGNQLIYTMIQVLKLLILVRWEFKLFPTILWDVANVCGMKGDSTTVEQIFLLLSRILKMVKIFVHLLSWVCPSNSQDFKKSIQAHVQQGGTKVIRYPPWTVFPTFIYFMACCRQLLWVFRVSDHLERSLEVGRDEGIMLQINPKESKYLPMIIFSVSLTDGAQFYLSKHLISDCNLRWGSWNELKKCLHSTGVEYLRYNFRLVSAELWSARDDGGVIWILILLPGSPCTKGCSRWLFDRGRMHQLSSWNSHWTSFNAIFVYKYQEVNRYGEICMISKKCLTVWRSKKCFVNGEQGSTNPAMVGLNSCVSQLAVFLWWQWTTNGDAQFGGVLVQIPVGIITEVFVQLPDTNSVFEEAIMSTYQAVSSEGYGPVCWWAYKLKLFLKCQISFLLGKFVLL, from the exons ATGGAGTTCTTATTATTCTTGAGGAAGTTAAAATG GATGGTGGGAAATCAGCTTATTTACACTATGATTCAAGTATTAAAGTTGTTGATCCTTGTGAGATGGGAGTTCAAATTGTTTCCTACAATCTTATGGGATGTTGCAAATGTTTGTGGAATGAAAGGGGATTCTACAACAGTTGAACAAATATTCCTGCTTCTTTCACGGATTCTCAAAATGGTGAAAATATTTGTTCATCTTTTGAGCTGGGTATGTCCAAGTAATTCACAAGACTTCAAAAAATCTATTCAGGCTCATGTTCAACAAGGAGGTACTAAGGTAATTCGATATCCTCCTTGGACTGTTTTTCCTACTTTCATATATTTTATGGCGTGCTGCCGCCAATTGTTGTGGGTTTTTAGAGTGTCAGACCACTTAGAGAGGAGCCTAGAGGTTGGACGTGATGAAGGTATTATGTTGCAAATCAATCCTAAGGAGTCTAAGTATCTTCCCATGATTATCTTCTCAGTTTCCTTAACTGATGGAGCTCAGTTTTACCTCTCAAAACATCTTATTTCTGACTGCAACCTGAGATGGGGTTCTTGGAATGAACTAAAGAAGTGTCTTCACTCGACTGGGGTAGAGTACTTGAGGTACAATTTCAGATTAGTCTCAGCAGAGTTGTGGAGTGCGCGAGATGACGGTGGTGTTATATGGATCCTCATTCTGTTACCTGGATCACCTTGTACTAAGGGTTGTAGTCGATGGTTGTTTGACAGAGGAAGAATGCATCAGCTATCATCATGGAATTCTCATTGGACAAGTTTCAATGCTATTTTTGTTTACAAATACCAAGAAGTGAACCGTTATGGGGAGATTTGTATGATTTCTAAAAAGTGTTTAACAGTGTGGAGATCGAAGAAATGCTTTGTAAATGGTGAACAGGGAAGCACGAATCCTGCCATGGTTGGTCTTAACTCATGTGTTTCCCAGTTGGCAGTCTTCCTGTGGTGGCAGTGGACAACAAATGGTGATGCCCAGTTTGGTGGTGTACTGGTACAAATTCCTGTAGGGATCATTACTGAAGTCTTCGTGCAGTTACCGGATACTAACTCTGTTTTTGAAGAAGCCATTATGAGTACTTACCAAGCTGTAAGTAGTGAAGGTTATGGACCGGTTTGCTGGTGGGCCTACAAACTCAAGTTATTTCTAAAATGTCAAATAAGCTTTTTACTGGGAAAGTTTGTGCtgttgtga